The Methanocellales archaeon genome has a window encoding:
- a CDS encoding DNA primase, with protein MDDLDRLQQIEQILCEIKDLSNEGAVIIVEGKKDRDALNELGISDQISLASYPPLLNFAESISRKTNQAIILTDWDSRGKKMAKKISGYLQASNTKPNNLIRNKIKKLVRKEVKDVEGLSGYVHSLRREVYNRY; from the coding sequence ATGGATGATCTTGATAGACTGCAACAAATCGAGCAGATACTCTGTGAGATTAAGGATTTATCTAATGAGGGGGCGGTCATAATAGTCGAAGGGAAAAAGGATCGAGATGCCTTGAACGAATTGGGCATTTCCGATCAAATTTCGCTTGCTTCTTATCCGCCATTGTTGAATTTTGCTGAGAGCATCTCACGAAAAACAAATCAGGCAATCATCCTAACTGATTGGGACTCTCGAGGTAAAAAAATGGCAAAAAAGATCTCAGGATATCTACAAGCATCTAACACGAAGCCCAACAATTTGATAAGAAACAAGATCAAAAAACTTGTACGAAAGGAGGTCAAGGACGTGGAGGGTCTGAGTGGTTACGTTCATAGCCTTAGACGAGAAGTGTACAATCGATATTAA